In Solea senegalensis isolate Sse05_10M linkage group LG6, IFAPA_SoseM_1, whole genome shotgun sequence, one genomic interval encodes:
- the coq7 gene encoding 5-demethoxyubiquinone hydroxylase, mitochondrial codes for MHRATQTALYEWPHIVGPAVTRQCLKCKAPMRQSLRAYSVLPPPRDSEEKEMLARMIRVDHAGEYGANRIYAGQMAVLGRSGSGPLIQEMWDQEKKHLGKFTEIMADNRVRPTALLPLWNVAGFVLGATTALLGKEGAMACTVAVEESISEHYNSQIRLLMEKDPERYTELLKVIKEFRDDEMEHHDTGLEHDAESLPGYWLLKNAIQLGCKAAIYASKRL; via the exons ATGCACAGAGCCACACAAACAGCGTTGTACGAGTGGCCACACATTGTCGGCCCTGCGGTGACTCGCCAGTGTTTAAAATGCAAAG CACCAATGCGGCAGAGCTTGCGCGCTTACAGTGTGCTCCCGCCCCCGCGGGACAGTGAGGAGAAGGAGATGCTAGCCAGAATGATTCGAGTGGATCATGCTGGTGAATATGGTGCTAACCGCATCTATGCCGGACAGATGGCAGTGTTGGGTCGATCTGGGAGTGGACCTCTCATCCAG GAAATGTGGGATCAAGAAAAGAAACACCTTGGGAAATTCACTGAAATTATGGCTGATAACCGAGTTCGGCCCACTGCATTGTTACCACTCTGGAATGTCGCTGGGTTTGTATTAG GGGCAACCACTGCGCTGCTGGGAAAAGAGGGGGCCATGGCCTGCACTGTGGCAGTGGAGGAAAGCATCTCGGAGCACTACAACAGTCAAATAAGACTTTTGATGGAAAAGGATCCAGAGAGATACACTGAACTTTTAAAA GTTATAAAAGAATTCAGAGACGATGAGATGGAGCATCATGATACAGGCCTGGAGCATGATGCTGAATCA ctccCTGGATACTGGCTACTAAAAAATGCAATACAGCTGGGCTGCAAAGCTGCAATATACGCTTCAAAACGTCTCTAA